One Fuerstiella marisgermanici DNA window includes the following coding sequences:
- a CDS encoding AI-2E family transporter, which produces MLKNPESTPSPAGPRPRPRAAFSTQLCAGLLLCFAIYYARSLLIPIVLALFAYLTLRPVLRFLRRRGLPHTIGACIITGTLLLGLGVSVFTVYQPAKKMFASGPEYVVTIKSKLDFVFDKVSAVNEATDKISSMGEEPEEASNDAPVPVEVRQPAWSNNMFLLSGTSSLISAVTVVGVLLFFLLSTGDQVLASVLRTLPSFSARLEFMTILERIEDGLSRYLGQVTAINLGLGVAVALAMWALGMPSPIMWGAMATVLNFVPVLGAVIGSVTVFLAAVVSFESSTWPFLVGTVFLLLTAIEGQFITPSIVGRSMNLSPVMVMLSLLFWGWMWGIVGVFLAVPMLIVARLVLETIQAHAPEAAIDGFHEARPAARQSPEPATAKTGSNSQSPKTAEPELVAETAA; this is translated from the coding sequence ATGCTCAAGAACCCCGAATCAACGCCATCACCAGCAGGCCCTCGCCCGAGACCTCGCGCCGCGTTTTCGACGCAACTGTGTGCGGGTCTGCTGTTGTGCTTCGCGATCTACTACGCTCGCAGTCTGCTGATTCCGATTGTTCTGGCATTGTTCGCCTATCTGACGCTGCGGCCGGTGTTGCGGTTTCTGCGTCGTCGAGGATTACCACATACGATTGGAGCCTGCATTATCACCGGCACGCTACTGTTGGGTCTGGGCGTAAGCGTATTTACGGTCTATCAACCCGCGAAAAAGATGTTCGCCAGTGGCCCCGAATATGTGGTGACGATCAAGTCGAAACTGGATTTCGTGTTCGACAAAGTCAGCGCCGTGAACGAAGCCACGGATAAAATTTCTTCCATGGGTGAAGAACCCGAAGAAGCCAGCAATGATGCTCCGGTGCCCGTTGAAGTCCGCCAACCCGCGTGGTCGAACAATATGTTTCTGCTCAGCGGCACCAGCAGCCTGATATCGGCTGTGACGGTCGTTGGCGTGCTGCTGTTCTTTCTACTGTCGACGGGCGATCAGGTCCTCGCAAGCGTCCTAAGAACTCTGCCATCGTTTTCGGCGCGCCTGGAATTCATGACGATTCTGGAACGGATTGAAGATGGATTGAGCCGCTACCTTGGTCAGGTCACGGCCATCAATCTTGGTCTTGGAGTGGCAGTTGCACTCGCGATGTGGGCACTCGGAATGCCGTCGCCCATCATGTGGGGTGCAATGGCCACGGTGCTTAACTTTGTTCCGGTTCTGGGCGCTGTTATCGGCAGCGTGACAGTCTTTCTTGCGGCCGTTGTCAGTTTTGAAAGTTCGACCTGGCCATTTCTGGTAGGCACTGTTTTTCTATTGCTGACCGCAATTGAAGGACAATTTATTACGCCGAGTATCGTCGGACGTTCCATGAATTTAAGTCCCGTGATGGTGATGCTGTCGTTGTTGTTTTGGGGCTGGATGTGGGGAATTGTCGGAGTCTTTCTGGCTGTCCCCATGCTGATCGTCGCTCGTCTTGTTCTGGAGACGATTCAGGCCCATGCACCGGAAGCCGCGATTGACGGGTTCCACGAAGCACGGCCAGCAGCTCGTCAATCTCCCGAACCAGCAACAGCCAAAACTGGAAGCAATAGTCAAAGTCCCAAAACCGCTGAACCGGAACTTGTGGCCGAAACAGCCGCTTAG
- a CDS encoding GlsB/YeaQ/YmgE family stress response membrane protein: MIGNFIGWCVFGLFAGAIARLLTPGRDPIGCVGTILVGVGGSFAGGFLGHLIFGESGERIYPAGLIGSVIGGVLVLILLRRLAPKR; this comes from the coding sequence ATGATCGGTAACTTTATCGGCTGGTGCGTCTTCGGACTGTTTGCCGGTGCGATCGCTCGACTGCTCACTCCGGGGCGAGATCCCATCGGATGTGTGGGAACAATCCTGGTCGGCGTCGGAGGATCGTTCGCGGGCGGATTTCTGGGGCATCTGATCTTTGGAGAATCAGGCGAACGAATCTATCCGGCTGGACTCATTGGATCCGTCATCGGAGGAGTTCTCGTACTCATTTTGCTACGCCGACTCGCTCCGAAACGCTGA
- a CDS encoding PH domain-containing protein codes for MNELQEATTDTLNFKCPHCDRVVGVLQHLLGDTIDCPVCEKPFRAEAPVAHSVHQSEIVAGAEIPTVEIPADDEHVDVVIHPVVLRTNFLAALLCAVLLVGAVLGLVMGLAGDAWLGIPALPLLIGSGVVALVAGVFLLKWYVASRMQSLTLTSERLIYRFGIIHRGTSEVRYDDVRNMKIDQNLLERLLGFGDIAISSSGQDEMEIVIKDVPNPQAIAEDVRRRQG; via the coding sequence ATGAATGAACTACAAGAAGCCACCACTGATACACTGAACTTCAAGTGCCCTCATTGCGACAGAGTTGTGGGAGTCCTGCAACACTTGCTGGGCGATACGATCGACTGCCCCGTGTGTGAAAAACCGTTTCGGGCTGAGGCACCCGTCGCCCATTCGGTGCATCAATCTGAGATTGTTGCGGGCGCAGAAATTCCAACCGTTGAAATTCCTGCCGATGACGAACACGTGGACGTCGTGATTCACCCGGTCGTGCTCCGCACAAACTTTCTGGCCGCCCTTCTGTGTGCCGTCCTGCTCGTTGGAGCGGTGCTCGGACTCGTGATGGGACTGGCCGGCGACGCCTGGCTGGGCATCCCTGCACTGCCCCTTCTGATTGGATCCGGCGTAGTGGCCCTCGTCGCCGGAGTGTTTCTCCTGAAGTGGTACGTCGCCAGCCGCATGCAGTCACTAACGTTGACCAGCGAACGTCTGATCTACCGATTCGGCATCATTCATCGCGGCACCAGTGAGGTTCGTTACGACGATGTTCGCAACATGAAGATCGATCAAAACCTGCTGGAACGTCTACTCGGTTTCGGAGACATCGCCATCTCCAGTTCCGGCCAGGACGAAATGGAAATCGTCATCAAAGACGTCCCGAACCCCCAAGCCATCGCAGAAGACGTCCGCCGCCGCCAGGGTTGA